A single window of Trueperaceae bacterium DNA harbors:
- a CDS encoding Uma2 family endonuclease: protein MTRGRDEGDGGARLGRAGRGLWSRSLPQPRLAAAGFLASLREGGVADAARAELLDGRVAAKTVRRAAEASLLASVRGSLEGALRAAARGAAPGEVALVSAAPSGVAGTAAGAAIGTAYAAPVEVITLALVRLGPESVLRPDLALLARPRRWGPGPPPSDLIRAGGGVEAEAVVLAVELATADAGVRQSAESRSSGRSPAQRGTQTAWSTEARLAAYAAAGVREVWSVDVRRGWTEAYRSPWGGAYRSRTLWYPGEAVPVTGLTDVAVETLGAEPPWEGSALGG, encoded by the coding sequence ATGACGCGAGGACGAGACGAGGGCGACGGGGGTGCTCGGCTCGGCAGGGCCGGCAGGGGCCTATGGAGCCGGTCGCTGCCGCAACCGAGGCTGGCCGCTGCCGGGTTCCTCGCCTCGCTGAGGGAAGGCGGGGTGGCCGACGCCGCCCGGGCGGAGCTGCTGGACGGGCGCGTGGCCGCGAAGACCGTGCGCCGCGCCGCCGAGGCCTCCCTCCTCGCGTCGGTGCGGGGGAGCTTGGAAGGCGCGCTGCGCGCCGCTGCGCGCGGCGCGGCACCGGGCGAGGTCGCGCTGGTCAGCGCGGCGCCCAGTGGCGTGGCCGGGACCGCCGCTGGGGCGGCGATCGGGACGGCGTACGCGGCACCGGTCGAGGTGATCACGCTCGCCCTGGTCCGGCTGGGGCCCGAGTCGGTGCTCCGCCCCGACCTGGCGCTGTTGGCCCGCCCCCGCAGGTGGGGTCCCGGCCCGCCGCCGAGCGACCTGATACGGGCCGGGGGTGGAGTGGAGGCCGAGGCCGTCGTGCTGGCGGTCGAGCTGGCCACCGCCGACGCCGGGGTCCGGCAGAGCGCCGAGTCGCGGTCGTCGGGGCGATCGCCGGCGCAGCGTGGCACGCAGACCGCCTGGTCGACGGAGGCGCGGCTCGCCGCCTACGCCGCAGCAGGGGTGCGTGAGGTGTGGTCGGTGGACGTGCGGCGCGGCTGGACGGAGGCGTACCGCTCGCCGTGGGGTGGCGCCTACCGCTCGCGGACGCTCTGGTACCCGGGCGAGGCGGTCCCCGTTACCGGGCTGACTGACGTGGCCGTCGAGACCCTGGGAGCCGAGCCCCCATGGGAGGGCAGCGCACTCGGCGGCTAG
- a CDS encoding redox-sensing transcriptional repressor Rex: MQHDLPSVTVSRLVSYLRVLADMEAEGVAYVTSERLGGASQVSAHQVRKDLLLTRVTSGTRGRGYTVAILRRELSSTLGLTRSWRVAIVGMGRLGQALADYPDFSGFNFSLICGFDRDASKVGKTLGTLPVYDMHELAGRAREQALDIAFLTVPVASAQAATDLIVAAGIRGILNFVPTVLTVPEAVRVEPVDFLAGLKRLAFYLQPHAAVAG; this comes from the coding sequence ATGCAACACGACCTGCCGTCGGTGACGGTCAGCCGTCTCGTCAGCTACTTGCGGGTGCTGGCGGACATGGAGGCCGAAGGTGTCGCCTACGTCACCTCCGAGCGCCTGGGCGGCGCGTCGCAGGTCTCCGCCCACCAGGTCCGCAAGGACCTGCTCCTCACGCGCGTCACGTCGGGCACGCGGGGCCGCGGCTACACCGTCGCGATCCTCAGGCGTGAGCTGAGCAGCACGCTCGGGCTAACGCGCTCGTGGCGGGTCGCCATCGTCGGCATGGGGCGCCTCGGCCAGGCGCTCGCCGACTACCCCGACTTCAGCGGCTTCAACTTCAGCCTCATCTGCGGCTTCGACAGGGACGCGAGCAAGGTGGGCAAGACGCTCGGGACCCTCCCCGTGTACGACATGCACGAGCTCGCCGGCCGGGCGCGCGAGCAGGCGCTCGACATCGCGTTCCTCACGGTGCCCGTCGCGAGCGCCCAGGCGGCGACCGATCTGATCGTGGCGGCCGGCATCCGCGGCATCCTCAACTTCGTGCCGACGGTCCTCACCGTGCCGGAGGCCGTGCGCGTCGAGCCCGTCGACTTCCTGGCCGGCCTCAAGCGCCTCGCCTTCTACCTGCAACCCCACGCCGCGGTGGCGGGCTGA
- a CDS encoding RNA-binding S4 domain-containing protein — protein MDEAPAMRLDDVLKFFGVAGTGGHAKQLIQSGAVRVNGVTETRRKHLIQAGDSIAVGDEAFVVEFERAPEPGA, from the coding sequence GTGGACGAGGCCCCCGCCATGCGCCTCGACGACGTGCTCAAGTTCTTCGGGGTGGCCGGCACGGGCGGCCACGCCAAGCAGCTGATCCAGTCGGGCGCCGTGCGCGTCAACGGCGTGACGGAGACGCGGCGTAAGCACCTCATCCAGGCGGGCGACAGCATCGCCGTCGGGGACGAAGCGTTCGTGGTCGAGTTCGAGAGGGCGCCGGAGCCCGGGGCCTGA
- a CDS encoding SPOR domain-containing protein produces the protein MDWLRRNWPDLLIGVALVAVIAGIIATLISGGSFFPIGPGNRNAGGATTTQSSGTTPGTTGNAVTPTTPAGAAGQAAGTQAGQTGAEAAATGTEGAATAGGATPEATPEATPAAGTETPATTQGATTPGSTASQGGAPIAVLPPGGQGTPSTATTPATTPSQATTAATQAPATQGPASTTGAGQSAQNTAPANTAATAAAGESSYRVAVGAFGNPDNAQRLASTFQAAGYPVLLGTQGNLTIVLVGPYDTEAQARSVADRVKAGDFGVTDATVYRYEPDASSTTTAPAATTAPAAATTAPAATSTTTPAATTPTTAPTPATTASEAARYLQVGAYGSRESAMPQIERLQGLGFQVTERTEGTLLKLLVGPYEGAALTEAKARLDSAGIESFAR, from the coding sequence ATGGATTGGCTTCGACGCAACTGGCCCGATCTCCTGATAGGCGTGGCCCTGGTGGCCGTCATCGCCGGCATCATCGCCACGTTGATCTCGGGAGGCTCGTTCTTCCCGATCGGCCCGGGCAACCGTAACGCGGGCGGAGCCACCACTACGCAGAGCTCCGGCACCACGCCGGGGACGACGGGCAACGCCGTGACGCCGACCACGCCGGCCGGTGCTGCGGGTCAGGCGGCGGGAACCCAGGCGGGCCAGACCGGGGCGGAAGCCGCAGCCACGGGCACAGAAGGCGCGGCGACCGCTGGCGGCGCCACCCCGGAAGCGACGCCAGAAGCCACGCCGGCGGCCGGTACCGAGACACCGGCGACCACCCAGGGTGCCACCACACCCGGGTCGACGGCTAGCCAGGGCGGCGCCCCCATCGCGGTCCTCCCGCCGGGCGGGCAGGGCACGCCCTCCACCGCCACCACGCCTGCGACGACGCCGTCCCAGGCCACGACGGCGGCTACCCAGGCTCCGGCCACTCAGGGTCCGGCCTCGACCACGGGCGCCGGTCAGTCCGCTCAGAACACCGCTCCTGCCAACACCGCCGCGACGGCGGCGGCCGGCGAGAGCTCCTACCGCGTCGCCGTGGGCGCTTTCGGTAACCCCGACAACGCCCAGCGCCTCGCCAGCACGTTCCAGGCGGCCGGCTACCCGGTGCTGCTCGGCACCCAGGGCAACCTCACGATCGTCCTCGTCGGCCCGTACGACACCGAGGCGCAAGCCCGGTCGGTGGCCGACCGGGTGAAGGCAGGCGACTTCGGCGTGACCGACGCCACCGTCTACCGTTACGAGCCCGACGCGAGCAGCACGACGACCGCGCCGGCCGCGACCACGGCGCCTGCCGCCGCGACCACTGCGCCTGCAGCTACGAGCACGACCACGCCTGCCGCCACGACTCCGACCACGGCGCCGACGCCGGCTACGACGGCCTCCGAGGCGGCCCGGTACCTCCAGGTCGGGGCCTACGGCAGCCGTGAGAGCGCCATGCCCCAGATCGAACGCCTGCAAGGGCTCGGCTTCCAGGTCACCGAGCGCACCGAGGGCACGCTCCTCAAGCTCCTCGTCGGCCCGTACGAGGGGGCCGCTCTGACCGAGGCCAAGGCGCGCCTCGACTCCGCCGGTATCGAGAGCTTCGCTCGTTGA
- the pheA gene encoding prephenate dehydratase, with protein MSAKGSVRIAYQGVPGAFSEEASLGFAPGGTAVGFPSFEEAFAAAADGTCDYACLPVENSLAGSINQTYDLLTDSALNVVGERIVRVHHNLLAKPGVKLSDIKRVYSHPQALAQCAGFIRRHKFEAVTDFDTAGAAMLLAQNGGEGKAAIASVRAAQEYGLDVLAEKIEDLPFNFTRFFVLAYGEGRGPKSDGGGAVRFKSSMVLATRHRPGDLVTCLEVFPKHDINMTKLESRPRRDKPWSYLFYIDIDGHIEEPHVAAAMTDLMRRAAFVKFLGSYPAAEPIEVS; from the coding sequence ATGAGCGCAAAAGGATCCGTTCGCATCGCTTACCAAGGAGTCCCGGGAGCTTTCAGCGAGGAAGCCTCCCTAGGGTTCGCCCCGGGCGGCACGGCCGTCGGGTTCCCCTCCTTCGAGGAAGCGTTCGCGGCGGCCGCGGACGGCACGTGCGACTACGCGTGCCTGCCCGTCGAGAACAGCCTCGCGGGCTCCATCAACCAGACCTACGACCTCCTCACCGACTCGGCCCTGAACGTCGTCGGTGAGAGGATCGTGCGTGTGCACCACAACCTGCTCGCCAAGCCGGGCGTGAAACTCTCCGACATCAAGCGCGTCTACAGCCATCCGCAGGCGCTGGCACAGTGCGCCGGCTTCATCCGGCGCCACAAGTTCGAGGCCGTCACCGACTTCGACACGGCCGGGGCCGCGATGCTCCTGGCGCAGAACGGTGGGGAGGGCAAGGCGGCGATCGCCAGCGTGCGTGCCGCGCAGGAGTACGGTCTGGACGTGCTGGCGGAGAAGATCGAGGACCTCCCATTCAACTTCACGCGCTTCTTCGTGCTCGCCTACGGCGAGGGCAGGGGGCCCAAGTCGGACGGGGGCGGGGCCGTGCGCTTCAAGTCGAGCATGGTGCTGGCCACGCGCCACCGTCCGGGCGACCTCGTCACGTGCCTCGAGGTGTTCCCGAAGCACGACATCAACATGACCAAGCTGGAGTCGCGGCCCAGGCGCGACAAGCCGTGGAGCTACCTCTTCTACATCGACATCGACGGTCACATCGAGGAGCCGCACGTGGCCGCCGCGATGACCGATCTCATGCGCAGGGCGGCGTTCGTGAAGTTCCTGGGCAGCTACCCTGCCGCCGAGCCGATCGAGGTCAGCTGA
- the carB gene encoding carbamoyl-phosphate synthase large subunit has translation MPRREDIHKILILGSGPIVIGQAAEFDYSGTQACKALRGAGFEVVLVNSNPATIMTDPEVADRTYIEPLTPEFVTEVIKVERPDALLPTLGGQTALNLAARLHELGVLEEYGVKLIGANYSAIQKGEDRQLFQQAMAKIGIKTPAGKMVTSLEEGLEFVATIGYPAIIRPSFTLGGTGGGIAYDEAQFRAIVHQGLHDSPVHSVLVEQSVLGWKEYELEVMRDKNDTVVIICSIENFDPMGVHTGDSITVAPAQTLSDKEYQRLRDYSIAIIREIGVETGGSNIQFAVNPVDGDTIVIEMNPRVSRSSALASKATGYPIAKIAALLAVGYYLDELPNDITKETKAAFEPTIDYVVTKVPRFAFEKFPTAPTELGTQMRSVGEVMAIGRTFKESLLKAMRSQELDVRGATAGAGDDELEALLYPNPRRLPAVLELLRRGRSVQSLHAATGIDPWFLTQLKEITQAEREVRAGPAPESWSWERWREVKRIGLSDREVAELTGADPGAIRAARIANDGAPVYKTVDTCAAEFEAYTPYLYSTYEWEDEAPPSERQKVVILGSGPNRIGQGVEFDYATVHAVWALKDAGFETVMVNSNPETVSTDYDTADRLYFEPLTFEDVSNIVDHERPDGVIVQLGGQTPLKLARALTEAGAPIWGTPAAAIHAAEDRDAFHALCQRLGVPQPRGAVATHPEQAVKLAEGIGYPLMVRPSYVLGGRAMRVVGSAAELAIYLDEVYAELPDNPSILLDEFIAGAKELDVDALSDGSVTVVAGIMEHVELAGIHSGDSACITPPLTISPAALAKVEEHTVALAQAIGVRGLINVQYVVRGDDVMVVEANPRASRTIPYLSKAIGTPLAKLAALVSAGKSLAELGFTATPRPKHYSVKEVVLPFLKFKGVAPFLGPEMRSTGESMGIDDDPYLAYYRAALGAGAALPRAGRVRVVGTGLAAQTAVLTELGFDVVEGSLPSGAEPDYALLIDVEHTPEARRALENGVPYVTTAEAAAWTVKAMAAAARVAGSLPVRPLQDLG, from the coding sequence ATGCCTAGACGCGAAGATATACACAAGATCCTGATCCTCGGCTCCGGTCCCATCGTAATCGGGCAGGCGGCCGAGTTCGACTACTCGGGCACCCAGGCATGCAAGGCGTTACGCGGGGCCGGCTTCGAGGTCGTGCTCGTCAACTCGAACCCGGCGACGATCATGACCGACCCCGAGGTGGCCGATCGCACCTACATCGAGCCGCTCACCCCGGAGTTCGTCACGGAGGTCATCAAGGTCGAGCGCCCCGACGCGCTCCTCCCAACGCTCGGCGGCCAGACGGCCCTCAACCTCGCCGCCAGGCTCCACGAGCTCGGCGTGCTCGAGGAGTACGGCGTCAAGCTCATCGGCGCCAACTACTCGGCCATCCAGAAGGGCGAGGACCGCCAGCTCTTCCAGCAGGCCATGGCCAAGATCGGCATCAAGACCCCGGCCGGCAAGATGGTCACCTCGCTGGAGGAGGGCCTCGAGTTCGTCGCCACCATCGGCTACCCGGCCATCATCCGCCCGAGCTTCACGCTCGGCGGCACGGGCGGCGGCATCGCGTACGACGAGGCGCAGTTCCGCGCCATCGTCCACCAGGGCCTCCACGACTCGCCCGTCCATAGCGTCCTCGTCGAGCAGTCCGTCCTCGGCTGGAAGGAGTACGAGCTGGAGGTGATGCGCGACAAGAACGACACGGTCGTCATCATCTGCTCCATCGAGAACTTCGACCCGATGGGCGTGCACACCGGCGACAGCATCACGGTGGCGCCGGCCCAGACGTTGTCGGACAAGGAGTACCAGCGCCTGCGCGACTACTCCATCGCCATCATCAGGGAGATCGGCGTCGAGACGGGCGGCTCGAACATCCAGTTCGCCGTCAACCCCGTGGACGGCGACACCATCGTCATCGAGATGAACCCGCGCGTGTCGCGCTCGTCGGCCCTCGCCAGCAAGGCGACGGGCTACCCCATCGCCAAGATCGCGGCGCTGCTCGCCGTCGGCTACTACCTCGACGAGCTCCCGAACGACATCACCAAGGAGACGAAGGCGGCCTTCGAGCCGACCATCGACTACGTAGTCACCAAGGTCCCGCGCTTCGCCTTCGAGAAGTTCCCGACCGCCCCCACCGAGCTCGGCACGCAGATGCGCTCGGTCGGCGAGGTGATGGCCATCGGGCGCACGTTCAAGGAGTCGCTCCTGAAAGCCATGCGCTCCCAGGAGCTCGACGTGAGGGGCGCCACGGCGGGCGCCGGCGACGATGAGCTCGAGGCGCTGCTCTACCCCAACCCGCGCCGCCTCCCCGCCGTGCTCGAGCTGCTGCGCCGCGGCCGCTCCGTGCAGTCGCTCCACGCCGCCACCGGCATCGACCCGTGGTTCCTGACCCAGCTCAAGGAGATCACCCAAGCGGAGCGCGAAGTGCGCGCTGGGCCGGCCCCCGAGTCCTGGAGCTGGGAGCGGTGGCGCGAGGTCAAGCGCATCGGCCTCTCCGATCGCGAAGTAGCCGAGCTCACGGGCGCCGACCCGGGCGCGATCAGGGCTGCGCGCATCGCCAACGACGGCGCGCCCGTCTACAAGACCGTCGACACGTGCGCGGCGGAGTTCGAGGCCTACACCCCCTACCTCTACTCCACGTACGAGTGGGAGGACGAGGCTCCGCCTTCCGAGCGGCAGAAGGTCGTGATCCTCGGCTCCGGCCCCAACCGCATCGGTCAGGGCGTCGAGTTCGACTACGCCACCGTCCACGCCGTCTGGGCGCTCAAGGACGCCGGCTTCGAGACGGTGATGGTGAACTCGAACCCCGAGACCGTCTCGACGGACTACGACACGGCCGACCGCCTCTACTTCGAGCCGCTGACGTTCGAGGACGTCAGCAACATCGTCGACCACGAGCGGCCCGACGGCGTCATCGTCCAGCTCGGGGGCCAGACGCCCCTCAAGCTCGCGCGGGCGCTGACGGAGGCAGGGGCGCCCATCTGGGGCACGCCAGCCGCCGCCATCCACGCGGCGGAGGACCGCGACGCCTTCCACGCGCTCTGCCAGCGCCTGGGCGTGCCGCAGCCTCGCGGCGCCGTCGCCACGCACCCCGAGCAGGCGGTGAAGCTGGCGGAGGGTATCGGCTACCCGTTGATGGTGCGCCCGAGCTACGTGCTCGGTGGCCGCGCCATGCGCGTGGTGGGTAGCGCCGCCGAGCTCGCCATCTACCTGGACGAGGTGTACGCGGAGCTGCCCGACAACCCCTCGATCCTGCTCGACGAGTTCATCGCCGGCGCCAAGGAGCTGGACGTCGACGCGCTCTCCGACGGCTCGGTCACGGTGGTAGCCGGCATCATGGAGCACGTCGAGCTGGCCGGCATCCACTCCGGCGACAGCGCCTGCATCACCCCGCCCCTCACCATCTCGCCAGCGGCGCTCGCCAAGGTCGAGGAGCACACGGTGGCGCTGGCCCAGGCCATCGGAGTGCGCGGCCTCATCAACGTGCAGTACGTCGTGCGCGGCGACGACGTCATGGTGGTGGAAGCCAACCCGCGCGCCAGCCGCACCATCCCGTACCTCTCGAAGGCGATCGGCACGCCGCTCGCCAAGCTGGCGGCGCTCGTCTCGGCGGGCAAGAGCCTCGCGGAGTTGGGCTTCACCGCCACGCCGCGGCCCAAGCATTACAGCGTCAAGGAGGTCGTGCTCCCCTTCCTGAAGTTCAAGGGCGTCGCGCCGTTCCTCGGCCCCGAGATGCGCTCGACGGGCGAGAGCATGGGGATAGACGACGACCCCTACCTCGCCTACTACCGGGCAGCGCTCGGCGCCGGGGCCGCCCTACCGCGCGCTGGGCGGGTGCGCGTGGTCGGCACGGGGCTCGCCGCCCAGACGGCCGTCCTCACGGAGCTCGGCTTCGACGTCGTGGAGGGGTCGCTCCCGAGCGGCGCCGAGCCGGACTACGCCCTGCTCATCGACGTGGAGCACACGCCCGAGGCGCGGCGCGCGTTGGAGAACGGCGTCCCTTACGTGACCACGGCGGAGGCAGCCGCCTGGACCGTGAAGGCCATGGCCGCGGCGGCACGCGTGGCAGGGTCGCTGCCGGTCAGGCCGCTGCAAGACCTCGGCTGA
- a CDS encoding polyprenyl synthetase family protein, protein MLDLVSGDLERFELRLAEELRSSVAFIEAIGADLVTAGGKRLRPAVAFLTGRLLRAEPEAAMQVALAVELLHSASLLHDDLIDDADTRRGNEAAFRRYGNVVSVMSGDFMLARVLRLLAASGSAAFTDLMADTAAAICEAEVLQFQVATLQEYSWEDYGRIIDGKTAVLLAAAARGVGLLAGLDAPRLAALERFGMAYGRAFQLRDDYLDLLGDAAKLGKPVGGDLREGKATHTVLELLLTHGSDEARAILARRAAHVGDVERMAELAVRSGASEATKREIGALVADARAALEAFPPSPERAALAELVGREGARAN, encoded by the coding sequence GTGCTCGACCTCGTCTCAGGCGACCTGGAACGTTTCGAGTTGCGCCTGGCCGAGGAGCTGCGCTCGTCGGTCGCCTTCATAGAGGCGATCGGAGCCGACCTCGTGACGGCGGGCGGCAAGCGGCTGAGGCCGGCCGTCGCCTTCCTCACCGGGCGACTGCTCCGCGCCGAGCCGGAAGCGGCCATGCAGGTCGCGCTCGCCGTGGAACTGCTCCACTCCGCGTCCTTGCTCCACGACGACCTCATCGACGACGCCGACACCCGCCGCGGCAACGAGGCGGCCTTCAGGCGCTACGGCAACGTCGTGAGCGTGATGTCCGGCGACTTCATGCTCGCCCGCGTGCTGCGGCTCCTCGCCGCCAGCGGCAGCGCCGCCTTCACCGACCTCATGGCCGACACCGCCGCCGCGATCTGCGAGGCGGAGGTCCTGCAGTTCCAGGTCGCGACCCTCCAGGAGTACTCCTGGGAGGACTACGGCCGCATCATCGACGGCAAGACGGCCGTCCTGCTCGCCGCCGCCGCCAGGGGCGTCGGGCTCCTCGCCGGCCTCGACGCGCCGCGGCTCGCGGCCCTCGAGCGCTTCGGCATGGCCTACGGCCGAGCCTTCCAGCTCAGGGACGACTACCTCGACCTCCTCGGTGACGCCGCCAAGCTCGGCAAGCCCGTCGGGGGCGACCTGAGGGAAGGCAAGGCCACGCACACGGTGCTCGAGCTCCTGCTCACGCACGGCTCCGATGAAGCGCGCGCCATCCTCGCGCGCCGCGCGGCGCACGTGGGCGACGTCGAGCGCATGGCAGAGTTGGCCGTGCGGTCCGGCGCCAGCGAGGCGACGAAGCGCGAGATCGGGGCGTTGGTCGCCGATGCGCGCGCGGCCCTCGAGGCGTTCCCACCGTCGCCCGAGCGCGCCGCGCTCGCCGAGCTCGTCGGGCGCGAGGGGGCGCGAGCCAACTGA
- the rnr gene encoding ribonuclease R, with translation MSELDTDQVMRFFLDHPERPWHVQDIQRRFKVEDRAALRHLLAELADGGRLIRTRRRTYGLPQEMNMVLGRLQVASGGYGFVIPDAGGKDLYVPADRLGGAWDTDRVMARPNPMKSDDGRPSGEIVRIIERGYQRVVGTLEYARGYAILRPDSVRLQQRVLLTPESVGKLEGGSRIVARMVWPEESGEREPFGEVVEFLGAEDDPEVETRAVIVKYDLKAEFDPDTMKEAAAVPEEVTEEMMAGRTDCRDVTTVTIDGEDAKDYDDAISIERVGTGRDGNLRVGIHIADVSYYVAEGTSLDKEAKERATSVYLPGRVLPMLPEELSNGICSLDEGKARLALSLFVELSRTGEVAAFEFKETVIRSDARLTYKQVQEFSDGGRMPAGRRRLERDLKVLLNLTQELRKARIGAGALDFNFTEARVEVDDQGALHVTPVRSNSARQLVEELMLLANRLVAGELSRRDVPALFRVHEDPSTEKIQGLQKALAKLGYVLDLHHAEPQDLQAILRQAAGKPEAQLVNTLLLRSLKQARYSSEDLGHFGLAFESYLHFTSPIRRYPDLVVHRVVRALLQHRLSPTLKERMKTDFPALAEHASDRERVAEEAERDLTRYFHSRWAKEHVGEKFTGFVVGVTNFGVFVELTNAVEGLMHVSHLVDDYYLYIEDQLMLMGKHTRKRYRMGDRVEVRILAANPTQRQIDLIPADMPMPDVEAEEKQADTRPPGKLKTPQQGVAEGVVAKGGSGKGGSGKGGAAKGAAAKGGQARGGASKEASAGTAAGTGGGARNGSDKDASDKGAPSKGGSGKGGRGGRGRSAGKGADGRAGEGAAAAAKPQARAGARATERAGAVSEVDRAARGAVAADPEPAAAVAAEQRKPKKRKVLRFG, from the coding sequence ATGTCAGAGCTAGATACCGACCAGGTGATGCGCTTCTTCTTGGACCATCCGGAGCGCCCCTGGCACGTTCAGGACATCCAACGGCGCTTCAAGGTCGAGGACCGCGCCGCCTTGCGCCACCTCCTCGCCGAGCTCGCCGACGGCGGTCGCCTGATACGCACGAGGCGCAGGACCTACGGCTTGCCGCAGGAGATGAACATGGTGCTCGGCCGCCTCCAGGTCGCCTCCGGCGGGTACGGTTTCGTCATCCCCGACGCGGGCGGCAAGGACCTGTACGTGCCGGCCGACCGGCTCGGGGGCGCCTGGGACACGGACCGCGTGATGGCGCGGCCGAACCCCATGAAGAGCGACGACGGCCGTCCGTCCGGCGAGATCGTCAGGATCATCGAGCGCGGCTACCAGCGCGTCGTCGGCACCCTCGAGTACGCGCGCGGCTACGCCATCTTGCGTCCGGACTCCGTCCGCCTGCAGCAGCGCGTGCTCCTCACGCCCGAGTCCGTCGGGAAGCTCGAGGGCGGCTCACGCATCGTGGCGCGGATGGTGTGGCCCGAGGAGTCGGGCGAGCGCGAGCCCTTCGGCGAGGTGGTCGAGTTCCTCGGCGCGGAGGACGACCCGGAGGTCGAGACCCGCGCCGTCATCGTCAAGTACGACCTCAAGGCCGAGTTCGACCCCGACACCATGAAGGAGGCCGCCGCCGTCCCCGAGGAGGTGACGGAGGAGATGATGGCCGGGCGGACGGACTGCCGGGACGTCACGACCGTCACGATCGACGGCGAGGACGCCAAGGACTACGACGACGCCATCAGCATCGAACGCGTCGGCACGGGCAGGGACGGGAACCTGCGCGTCGGCATCCACATCGCCGACGTCAGCTACTACGTCGCGGAAGGCACGAGCCTCGACAAGGAGGCCAAGGAGCGCGCCACCTCCGTCTACCTGCCCGGACGCGTGCTCCCCATGCTGCCGGAGGAGCTCTCCAACGGCATCTGTTCGCTCGACGAGGGCAAGGCGCGCCTCGCCCTCTCGCTGTTCGTCGAGCTGTCCAGGACCGGCGAGGTGGCGGCCTTCGAGTTCAAGGAGACGGTCATCCGCTCCGACGCGCGCCTGACGTACAAGCAGGTCCAGGAGTTCTCCGACGGCGGGCGCATGCCTGCCGGGCGGCGCAGGCTGGAGCGCGACCTCAAGGTCCTCCTGAACCTGACCCAGGAGTTGCGCAAGGCCCGCATCGGCGCCGGGGCGCTGGACTTCAACTTCACCGAGGCGCGCGTCGAGGTCGACGACCAGGGCGCACTCCACGTCACGCCGGTGCGCAGCAACTCGGCCAGGCAGCTCGTCGAGGAGCTGATGCTGCTCGCGAACCGCCTCGTCGCGGGTGAGCTGAGCCGCCGCGACGTCCCGGCGCTCTTCCGGGTGCACGAGGACCCGAGCACGGAGAAGATCCAGGGGCTGCAGAAGGCGCTCGCCAAGCTCGGCTACGTCCTCGACCTGCACCACGCCGAGCCGCAGGACCTGCAGGCCATCCTCCGCCAGGCGGCCGGCAAGCCGGAGGCGCAGCTCGTCAACACCCTCCTCCTGCGCAGCCTGAAGCAGGCGCGCTACTCGAGCGAGGACCTGGGGCACTTCGGACTGGCGTTCGAGAGCTACCTGCACTTCACCAGCCCCATCCGCCGCTACCCCGACCTGGTGGTGCACCGCGTGGTGCGCGCCCTCCTGCAGCACCGGCTCTCGCCGACGCTGAAGGAGCGGATGAAGACCGACTTCCCGGCGCTCGCCGAGCACGCGAGCGACCGCGAGCGCGTGGCGGAGGAGGCCGAGCGCGACCTCACCCGCTACTTCCACTCCCGGTGGGCGAAGGAGCACGTCGGGGAGAAGTTCACGGGCTTCGTGGTCGGGGTCACGAACTTCGGAGTGTTCGTCGAGCTCACCAACGCCGTTGAGGGGCTCATGCACGTCAGCCACCTGGTCGACGACTACTACCTCTACATCGAGGACCAGCTCATGCTCATGGGCAAGCACACGCGCAAGCGGTACCGCATGGGCGACAGGGTGGAGGTCAGGATCCTCGCGGCCAACCCGACGCAGCGCCAGATCGACCTCATCCCGGCCGACATGCCGATGCCCGACGTCGAGGCCGAGGAGAAGCAGGCCGACACGCGCCCGCCCGGCAAGCTGAAGACGCCGCAGCAAGGCGTGGCGGAAGGCGTGGTAGCCAAGGGCGGTTCTGGCAAGGGCGGTTCTGGCAAGGGTGGGGCTGCCAAGGGCGCCGCTGCCAAGGGCGGACAGGCGCGAGGCGGGGCCTCGAAGGAGGCGTCCGCCGGAACCGCGGCGGGCACGGGCGGGGGCGCCAGGAACGGGTCCGACAAGGACGCATCCGACAAGGGCGCGCCGAGCAAGGGCGGTTCGGGTAAGGGTGGCCGTGGCGGCCGCGGTCGTTCCGCCGGGAAGGGCGCCGACGGGCGCGCCGGCGAAGGGGCTGCGGCCGCGGCGAAGCCGCAGGCTAGGGCGGGAGCTCGCGCGACGGAACGCGCGGGCGCGGTCTCGGAGGTCGACCGCGCGGCGCGCGGCGCTGTCGCCGCGGACCCGGAACCGGCGGCCGCGGTGGCCGCCGAGCAGCGGAAGCCCAAGAAGCGCAAGGTGCTGCGCTTCGGCTGA